The Streptomyces sp. NBC_00569 genomic sequence GTCCTCGATGGCACACTGACGATCACCAGCCCGGCCGGCGGGCCGACCGCACTGTCCCTGGAGATTCCGTGCCCAGCGCTCTGAGAGTGGTCCTCGCCGAGGACGCCGTGCTGCTGCGCGAGGGCCTCGTGGGCCTGCTCGCCCGGTTCGGGCACGAGGTGGTCGCCGCGGTCGGTGACGCGGACGCGCTGCGCACCGCCGTCGCCGAGCACACGCCGGACCTCGTCCTCACCGACGTACGGATGCCGCCCGGCTTCCAGGACGAGGGCCTGCGCGCCGCGCTCGCCCTGCGCGCGGACCGCCCCGGCCTGCCGGTCCTGGTCCTCAGTCAGTACGTGCAGCGCTCGTACGCGGCCGAGCTCCTCGACACGGGCGATGGCACCGGCGTCGGCTATCTGCTCAAGGACCGTGTCGGGCAGGTCGAGCAGTTCGTCGAGGCGGTGGAACGGGTTGCCTCCGGCGGCACGGTCGTCGACCCCGAAGTGGTACGCCAGCTGCTGCGCCGTCGCCGCGACCCCCTGGAGCGCCTCACCCCGCGCGAGCGCGAGGTCCTCGCCCTGGTCGCCGAGGGCAGGTCGAACGGCGCGATCGCCCGGGACCTGGTGGTGAGCGAGGCCGCGGTCGGCAAGCACATCGGCAACATCCTGGGAAAACTGGACCTGCCACCGGCCGACGACTCGGACACCCATCGAAGGGTGCTGGCGGTGCTGGCGTACCTGCGGGCGTAAAGAACGAAGGCCCCCCACTTGCGTGGAGGGCCTTCGCCTGTCGGTGCGCCGCCAGGGACTCGAACCCCGGACCCGCTGATGCTGTGTCTTTCCGGGGGGCGACCCCCGGACCCCCAGCCGCATTCGCCGCGTCGGAGTGGGTCCGTCAATGGCGAAGGCCCCCCACTTGCGTGGAGGGCCTTCGCCTGTCGGTGCGCCGCCAGGGACTCGAACCCCGGACCCGCTGATTAAGAGTCAGCTGCTCTAACCAACTGAGCTAGCGGCGCCTGCTGACTCGAAAATAATACCTGGTCCTGAGGGGTGCTTCGCACACCCCGGCTGTGGGTCCTAGATCGCCAGGGAGAGCAGGACCGGGGCCGCCCCGCGGTTCAGCGTGTCCGCCGCGTGGTGCAGGCGGTGGGCGTGCTCGATCGGGAGGGACAGCGCCAGCGCGCCCACCGAGGAGCCTGCCGTGATCGGGACGGCCGCGCACACCGTGCCCACCGCGTACTCCTGGAGGTCGAGGACCGGCACCGTCGCGGGCTGGGCGTCGAGCCTGGAGAGCAGGACGCGCTCGTTCGTGATCGTGCGCGAGGTGAGGCGGGCCATCTTGTGGCGGGAGAGGTGGTCGCGCCGCCCGTTGAGGTCGAGCTGGCCGAGGAGGCTCTTGCCGATCGCGCTGGCGTGCGCCGCGGAGCGGAAGTCCACCCACTCGTTGACCGCGGGGGTCGTGGGGTCCTGGGCGAACTGGGTGATGCGGATCTCGCCGTCCACGTACCGGCTGAGATAGACCGCCGCGCCCACCGTCTCGCGCAGCCGGTCGAGGGTGCGCTGGAGGCTCGAGGCGAGCGCGTCCGCGCGGCCCTGCGCCGAGCCGAGGCTGGTCAGCGTCTCGCCCGTGACGTACGCGCCGTCGGAGGCCTGTTCCACGTACCCCTCGCGGCGCAGCATGCGCAGCAGTGGGGTGAGCCGGTCGGCGGGGAGCCCGGTCTCGTTGCTGAGCTCGGTGCCGGTGACGCCGACGCCGCGTCGCGCGACGGTTTCGAGCACACGAAGGGCGTGCTGCACCGAGTGGTGCTGCGCGATCGGCTCGTGCTTCAGCGCCACGGTATCCCCCTGCAAGGACCGGTTCCGGACAGCTGGCCTCGGTCCACGATAGCCGTCAAGGGGCCTTTGTGGGGCGCCTGTTGGCGACTTTGGTGGCGCGCTCCGGGGCTGTCAGCAGGAACGCGCCACCCTGGCATATGCCAAAGTCATGCCCCAGGTTCGGGACCTCGGTGCTTATCGGCCCTCACCGGCCGTGGTCACAGGACCGCGCTGAGAAATTCCCGCGTCCGCTCGTGCTCCGGATCGCTGAAGATCTTCTCCGGCGACCCGGATTCGATGACCCGGCCCGCGTCGAACATCAGGACCTGGTCCGAGATGTCACGGGCGAAGTTCATCTCGTGGGTCACGCAGAGCATCGTGATGTCCGTGGTGTGCGC encodes the following:
- a CDS encoding response regulator; the encoded protein is MPSALRVVLAEDAVLLREGLVGLLARFGHEVVAAVGDADALRTAVAEHTPDLVLTDVRMPPGFQDEGLRAALALRADRPGLPVLVLSQYVQRSYAAELLDTGDGTGVGYLLKDRVGQVEQFVEAVERVASGGTVVDPEVVRQLLRRRRDPLERLTPREREVLALVAEGRSNGAIARDLVVSEAAVGKHIGNILGKLDLPPADDSDTHRRVLAVLAYLRA
- a CDS encoding IclR family transcriptional regulator; its protein translation is MALKHEPIAQHHSVQHALRVLETVARRGVGVTGTELSNETGLPADRLTPLLRMLRREGYVEQASDGAYVTGETLTSLGSAQGRADALASSLQRTLDRLRETVGAAVYLSRYVDGEIRITQFAQDPTTPAVNEWVDFRSAAHASAIGKSLLGQLDLNGRRDHLSRHKMARLTSRTITNERVLLSRLDAQPATVPVLDLQEYAVGTVCAAVPITAGSSVGALALSLPIEHAHRLHHAADTLNRGAAPVLLSLAI